From the genome of Planifilum fimeticola, one region includes:
- a CDS encoding transposase → MGEGYRRRWIIERCFGWMTNYRRLVVRYDRYLHIYRAFCLIAFIIWCVNRILK, encoded by the coding sequence GTGGGAGAGGGATACCGCCGGCGTTGGATCATTGAACGCTGCTTCGGGTGGATGACCAATTACCGTCGGTTGGTAGTTCGGTATGACCGATATTTGCATATATATAGAGCTTTTTGCCTGATCGCATTCATTATTTGGTGTGTAAACCGAATTTTGAAATAG